The window GGGACGAAATTAAAAATTCCCGCGAATGCCCCCCATAATAACGCATCCTCAACACCTAACAGGTAGAGCGCGCCCGCGACACTTAACCCAAGTCCCGTATTGATCACCGAAATGATTAACACATAGTATGAAACGTCCGACTGTATTGATTTCCCAATGGTCACAAATATTCGCCGATGGCGAAAGGTCGGCAAGGTTGCGACCACATTGCGATACAACGACTGACCGTGTGTAAGAAAGAAGAAAGTCAAAACAATTACAGTGAGCGCCTGAAATAATACGACTGGAGTAAAATTGGTTGCCACCTGCATAAACGCCACGGATACCTGGCTTTTAATTTTCTGCGACATAGGTTCGCCGCGATCTTTGCTGAGCTGATACCACTTTTGCTCCGCCTCCCCTGTAAGCGGCTTTGCAACCTCATCAATTTTTTGACTGATATCCTCCGAAATTTTTGATACTTGCTTAACCCACTTATCCATGGGCGAGACCAGGAGCGAAAAAGTTAACCCCAAGGCAATCACTAAAGTTAAAACCGTAAGAACTGACGACAACGATCTGGGCACTGCAAACCGGTTGAGATAGTTCACTATAGGGTTCAACAACAACGCAAAAAACATGGAAACAATAATAGGCAATACTAGTGAACGGGTGATATAAACCACAAAACACACCAAAATCAGAAATGCGCAAGACAGCATCCATCGAAGATCTTTCATCTCAGTCCTTCTACTTAATATCAAAATTGTTAACGGGCTACAGCGATAACCATGCCATCCATACATGGACAGGCATTTAAAACATGGCAAATTTATTGCTCTCAAATATAGGTAACCCGAGATTTTTTGCTTAAAGCAATAAAATCGACGAGAAATCAGCGACAAAAAGGTCGCACCATGTAGGAATTACCAGAGAGGATGCAAATATGAAATCTCGATCAAAAATTAGTGTACTGAAACCTTTATCAATTGCATGTTCAGCATTTGTGCTTAGTAGCGCGGCAATGGCAGGCGACTATTCATCGGATGAGAAAAAGCCGATGGACGATAAAAAAGCCTTCGAACATGTGAACAAAACACCGTATAACATGCAACATACGCGCTCTGAATCCGCCGACAAGTATTGGCAGGATTTCAAACAAGACGCGAACCAGACGTGGGACAATACCAAAGACGCGTTCCGCGATGGCTGGATGGAAGGCAAGCTTGAAACAGCTATTATGATGAATGATCGCTTGAACGCATTTGACATCGACATTGAAGTCAACGATAACAAAGCCATTCTTTCAGGCGAAGTATCATCAGACGTAGAGAAAAATCTGGCTGAAAGCATCGCTATGGGCATGGATGCAATCGACTCGGTCGACAACCGTCTCACCATCAACAAACAAGCAAAAATTGACGAGCAAAGCGCGGGACGCTCTTTCAGTCAATATGTTAAGGACGCTTCCATTACCGCAGCCATAAAGACCGATTTGCTCGCCGATCCTGACGTAGCAGGTTTAAAAATTGATGTGGACACGGTGAACCAAAAAGTTGTACTAAGTGGCTCCGTTGACAGCAAAAAGGAAAAAGAGCTTGCTGGCATGATTGCTAAACGTACTGACGACATTCACTCTTTTGAAAACCGTCTGGTCGTAGAGCGCGACAGCTAGTAACCCCACTCCTCCGTTTCGCACAAAAACCTCTGTACCCTTACAGGTGCAGGGGTTTTTTACATCAAATCAAAATTCGCGATACATCCTCGACGCATATGCGCTCCCTTCACCATCGCTCGCCAAATCAGCAACACTCGCAGATTTATATTTCCACTTAAACGAGCGCCCTCGAAAAACCCACCAGCAAGCCAACTCCAGTATCACATTCACTATGTTCACAACCAACCCGGGCTTGCCTTTGTGTTACCCGATGGGGAAGCCAGTTAAGTAAATGTTTCCGCCCACGAAAAAAGCCGCAGATAGAGCTGCGGCTTTTTTATAAATCCTTTCCTGCTTTCCTGCTTTCCTGCTTTCCTGCTTTCCTGCTTTCCTGCTTTCCTGCTTTCCTGCTTTCCTGCTTTCCTGCTTTCCTGCTTTCCTGCTTTCCTGCTTTCCTGCTTTCCTGCTTTCCTGCTTTCCTGCTTTCCTGCTTTCCTGCTTTAAAGAAAAGGGAGCCTTGGGGAAAGCTCCCTTTTTAACTATCTTCACGCATGAAGATAGTTAACCTACACCGTAGGTCGACGGCCTGCCACCAGGAAGATCAGCGATACAATCAGACCAACAACAAACAAGATCCAAGCGATGCTGGAAGCAGTACCTGCCAAACCGGTAAAACCTAATACACCGGCAACCAAAGCAAAAATAAGAAATACAAGTGCCCAACTAAACATGATCAATCTCCTTTACCGTTTAAAGTGGTTCGCTAAGAGTACTGCTAGAGATGTGCCAATTTTGTGATATGAATATTTTTTCCATATAAATCAAAAAGATAGCAACCTACCTGATAAAGAGGGAAGAAAATATAACGAAGAATTCGAGAAATGGATTTGTAAAATATTCAGTTGAGGCTTGGAGATTGAAAGATTTGCACAGGTTGAAGGAGAGCATAAAAACTGATTACCCCTCGAAACACTTAACCGGCAACAGAGATTTAAGTGTCGAGTGCAAATTAGCGCACTCCGTTAACAATGGAGATTGCCTAGCACCCAAAACCGGCATTTCCAAATACGACAGGCGCTAGGTAGCAAGCATATAGATATAGTGAATTGAAATCTCGGACTGAGAATGCAAGTATATTTTATCCAATCCGATATACCTTAATTCTACCCTCTATACACTCATCTTTACTGTCATATCCTATATTGACGATTTCGCCTGATGCGTATGCCAGCAAAATTCTTGAAAGCACTACCTGCCGGCGCTCGACACTAACAGATTTATCAATAACCATATAATCAAAAAGTGTGCAGACGGGATGGTTTGTAGGTTGCCCCTCAACTCGGATGAGGATCTCGTCCACGTGCGTATAAGTAAGAACCTGAGTTATCTTCCCATCAAAATTCTTGTCGTAGTCAGCGCGCACTGTGCAAGAAATTACGAGAACAACCAAAAATACAAAGTACTTTTTCAACATTTACTCCCACACTTGATCCCAATAATACTTGGATAATAATATTCTATGGATTAGTAGCTAGCTCCAAACTCACCATAACCTGTCCGCTTTCACCAATATTGCAGTTGTTCACGGCGGCCGTATAAACATCAACTCGGTGACCAGAAAGCTTAGCAGCCATTAATACCGATAATGCCTGTTGTTTAGGTTCTGCTTCCCAATCGGTAAAAAGTACCCAGAAAGATCCTGAAACATCTCCCGGCTTTTCAAGAAACACAACTCTATTCAAACCGCCCTGTCTATCCAAGCCAATACGGCCCACATAAACACCAGTGCATTTATTAAATGCCGCCTGACTATTTGATGTAATCAGCAACCCTAAAAACAATACTAAATATTTTTTCATATTAATAAGAATACCCATTTAAACCTAAATGGCATCAAAAAAACCACCAAAATATTATCCAAGCATATACTATGAGCATCAAAATGAAGATTCGGGTATTGACGCATTTCCAACAACATACATCCGCTTTACGCTGTAGGATAAATACGAGCTTTCACTTGTACTGTGAAACAATTACTACACGACTACATTATTCAACTAATTTTACAGCCTGTGTTTTATGTTATGCATTACCGCAACCTGAGCCACGACCTGATGTATAATTTGACACCTATTTGTAACCAACAAGCAGATTAGACCCCACCCGATCGTCTATCACCGCTAATTAGCTGACAACTAATCTATTGCATAAAAATCTAAGTTTATTTTCGAAATAAACTAGTCAACCATTTTAAAATAATATACCGTTTCCGTATCACCCCAGACATCACAATTATTTTTAACCGTAAATCTGAATCCGCTTGCTTGTAGCAAAAGCCAATAACAAACCAGATAGCTGAGCCTTGCCAGCATCTGTACTACCGTCTATAGCAAAGCAGGGGGAAGGCTGTGCTACCGCACAAGAAGGGACATTATTGCCAATCGCTCCATCTGTGTAGAACAAAACAACTCCGTTGTCGAGAAAGTGCACATTACTTACCATACCCGGTTCTGCGCTTCCCCCATAAACGTTTAGTGACATACAAGAGATAGAACCCAAAACAAACGTTTTAAACTTATTCATTCAAAAGACCCCCAATCAACTAACTTGACTATCGTGGTAACCAATAAACTCAAAATACTGGAAGCAATTTTGACCAGCTCTAACTTACCGAGAAAAATACCGTTTTTTTCTAAAAGCCGGAGGCTGAAATTTTCCGCGAAGATTAGTTGCGTTCTAACTCCTTTTATAGGCGTAGCCTTACACATGAAAACCCCAGAATACTGATCTTACGCAATTTCACTCTATCGATACCCGTCATATGTAAGTGTTTATAATCAGCCAAGCGATTGGAGACAGATGATTTAAAGCAGTTCGATATGATATACATTGTCTTCGGGAACTAGCCAGTCCCCTATCGAGGAGCAGTACTCACCATTCTCACCAGATCGAGTCGAGTTTTGATAGTAAAAACGTACCTGCCTATCGGTCAACTTTGCGGCCGTTATTAAGGAACTCCATACTTTGCAAGAATCTTCAGAAACATTACATAAGTAGTGCACTCCGAACCCGTTCGAAGATGCAAGCGTGCCATCAGACGAAACACCCAAATATGAAACATCTCCGACACAAAAATAGTTGGCCTTTGCTACGACCGAAAATAACAAGCTTCCCACCAAAAAAAAGTATCTGTTCATGCCACCGCTTACCCGAATAAAACCAACACACTAATCGATATAGCCTTAATAAAACGACATAGACCCGATTAGCAACTAAACATCACCACCAATAATCGTCATGTAGTACATTAAATGCTTTGTTTTCTCGAAATCGCCCAAATTATCTGCGCTACATTCAAAATCATCGTTATACCTAGCTTCTATTTTTCTTCCTGAAAGTTGAGCAGCTAACAGCTGAGCAAACAGCGCTGTACAAACTTCTTTGGAAACATCATTCCATGTCTCTGTTAATTTACAATGCATCTGAGTTCCGAAGCCGTAATTAAATTGAAGAAACGCCCCAACAGGGTGAAGCGAAACCGACTCTACACGCCCTCTGCACGTAGTGTTTGCATGAGAAAAATACGGAAACGAACCAAATAAAAACAATCCAAATAGTAGTATCTTCATATTTTTTACCAATAAAATTTGGCGGCTAGTCAACGTTCACTCGCTAAGAAAGCAAGGGGATAGCAGCGAAAACTTCGATACCTAATCAACAATTGATAATCCAATATAGTATTTTTTGACATCAGAGGCTCTGTTAATATTGCTCCCTTTTTTGGTAAAGGCTGGTTAAAGCTAGTTCAACGATTTTGAACCCAAAACAACACACTCCTCTTCACTACTGCTCCCAAGTAACCTAGGCGTAAAAATACCACCGATGTACATAATAGATAAAGCCAATATTACGAACACAAATCTTCAGCGAACTTTCTCAAGCCAATATTAGAGGACGCAAATATAACCGTTCTTTTATTTATTTTTTGATGTTAAACGAACGCCGCCCGTGGGGGTCCGTGTTATTTTTTTGTACACAACCCTCTCAAATCAATCAATATTATTATTTGAGAAGTTAGAACCCAAAAAAATCTGCAATGGAATCAACTATACCACCTCCGCTAGAAACCACCTTTTCAATAAATTTGTCCACAGGTATGTCCCCTCCGTTCCCGCCAAAAACAAATTTTCCTAAATTTTGAATATAATCCAAGTTAGCATCAACGCTTACCTCTTCATTCAGGACTTGAATGCTTACGCTAGCGTTGCCGTTGATGTTCACCGAGGTATTTGATTTGTAGACCCCAAGCAGTTCCATATGCGTATCGAAACCACTTTTGGTAAATGAACCGTACGCTCGTGAACTACTATCTGAGGTAGAATATTCCAGCCTGTCTTCTTTCAGTGACGCGTAGGCAGTTGCCATTATCATATTTGCCGTTACACTAGCACCATCCTCGCCCAGAGATCCTTCGAAACTGCTAGACAAGTACTCGGTATTAACGACAAATTCAGCAGTGAATTCGTCACCGGTAAAATCGAAACTTCCCGCAATGTGAACAGGTCTAGCTCTAGATTTCGCAATATAAACGCCACTCTCGCCTTC of the Teredinibacter turnerae T7901 genome contains:
- a CDS encoding AI-2E family transporter, whose product is MSLISRRFYCFKQKISGYLYLRAINLPCFKCLSMYGWHGYRCSPLTILILSRRTEMKDLRWMLSCAFLILVCFVVYITRSLVLPIIVSMFFALLLNPIVNYLNRFAVPRSLSSVLTVLTLVIALGLTFSLLVSPMDKWVKQVSKISEDISQKIDEVAKPLTGEAEQKWYQLSKDRGEPMSQKIKSQVSVAFMQVATNFTPVVLFQALTVIVLTFFFLTHGQSLYRNVVATLPTFRHRRIFVTIGKSIQSDVSYYVLIISVINTGLGLSVAGALYLLGVEDALLWGAFAGIFNFVPYLGLFVVGVIITGVGFIQFGDNWQALYPVMAFLFLNGIESQVVTPTVLGQRFQINPLIVILWLFVFGWLLGVVGMILAVPILVSCKIASAHVPSLRNCQKLLS
- a CDS encoding BON domain-containing protein, with the translated sequence MKSRSKISVLKPLSIACSAFVLSSAAMAGDYSSDEKKPMDDKKAFEHVNKTPYNMQHTRSESADKYWQDFKQDANQTWDNTKDAFRDGWMEGKLETAIMMNDRLNAFDIDIEVNDNKAILSGEVSSDVEKNLAESIAMGMDAIDSVDNRLTINKQAKIDEQSAGRSFSQYVKDASITAAIKTDLLADPDVAGLKIDVDTVNQKVVLSGSVDSKKEKELAGMIAKRTDDIHSFENRLVVERDS
- a CDS encoding DUF1328 domain-containing protein, whose translation is MFSWALVFLIFALVAGVLGFTGLAGTASSIAWILFVVGLIVSLIFLVAGRRPTV